The nucleotide sequence aaaaaaaaatacttaaaaaaagcaCTAAAAAGTGTCTCTTATTTTGGCTCCCTTATTTTGCTGTGCCAAAGACAGTTGTGTGCCCCTGGTCCAAAAGCTATGCATGGGCTTGAGAGTATTTAAACATGGAGTAACGTTCTATCTACTACAATTCTTTTTGGGTTACAGGAAATGGTCAATGGACCCCTCCGAATATGATAGCCCTGGGAGATCGTGCAGGGCTGAAGGgactcccccaacacacacaccagAGAGACCATTGTCCTCTTATCTCCAGTGGACAGAATAGCTGTTGGTTtattattgcttgccttctcatccCCATCGGGGACCATATCATTCAGGCCCCTGGAACTACAGTCTGTTATCTTGACCTATTTCCTTCTTAGGACACCCATCTCCCTGTGAAAGCATTGTTGTGTAGACACTTCCCATGGCTTGCATACTCCTCTACTTCTCGTTTCTCCTACTTCCATTCATCCCTCAGATCTCATCAGGTAAGTAGCAGCAGGTAGAGTTAGGGACCTGAAAATGTCTTCAGGATTAGGGGTTTTACATTTTTCTCTAGATgaggggtgaggaaggagggtgGCTGATGTTAGTGTGGAGGTGTGTCCCTAGTCTTCACTGCCCCAACAAAAGAGAATTGCCCATTATCTCTACCACCCCCTTCTCTAATGGTGAAATCAGGCCAAAGAAACTATGGAAACAAATAGGGCATAAATTTTCTGATCCAGGGATTGTAGGAGGGACTGCCTGGAGgcagagctggggaaagaaaaagagagaagcccCAACTCAAGTAGTGGCCATGGAGTATGATAGGCACCTTCATGCACTACCCAATgataaatttctctctctttatttaaGTTTCATTTGGTTCACTTGTCCAGTGTTTTCAGACCCCTTTTGGAAAGACCTCTTTCTTGGAAAGAGTCTTGAAAGGCAAAATCTGGACTGGGTTTGGTCCATTTCCCTATTGTTTCCCAATCCCTTTGCTTGATTCCATTCTTAGGAAAAGgagacaagaaagggaaatctatctctctctccagcTAGAGTTTGGTTATGTGTCCCATTATGTCTTCATTCCTATAAAAGGAAGAAgctttccttccattctcctcCCCAACTCTGTCCTTCAGCTTGAGAAAGAGTACCCTCCCACaggtaatattaataataaactaACGTGTAtattgtgcttactatgtgtcaggcactgtgccttacaacaaccctgtgaggtaggcatgattattatccccattttacagatggggaaactgaggcaaacaggttaaatgacttgtccagggacacacagctagttagtatctgaggctagatttgaactcaggtttttctgagtccagacttggtgctctatccactgtgccaccttgcacAACCAAGAACTGACAAAGCCtaataaggaaaaaggaagaaaggggtcAGTcaggtgggggtagggtggggtctATTCCATCTTCTTGGACTAACCTCCTATCAATCATCCTCCTTCTACGCAGATGATATCCTGTCCACATATGTTGCCCTCAGGGAAGCTGTGGAACTCCCATGCCCTAAACCACCCACCTTGTATGGAGATGAGATGCTATCATGGTTTCGAAGCCCTGTGTCTGGATTCCCTACTGTCCTAGTGACCCGTGTCCCCTTGACCAACAAGGCTCCAGAGACTATGAAGATCTTGAGGGAAGTCAGGCTCAGTCTGCTGGGGAATAATTCCCTGTGGCTAGAAGGGGCTAAGGAGGAGGATGCAGGACGATACTGGTGTGCTGTGCTTGGCAGCTACATCCAGTACCAGAACTGGAGGGTGTATGACCTCTCTGTGATCAGAGGTGAGAGGAGGTTTATGGAACCCCTTGGGGACAGGGACAAAAGAGAAGATACATGGGGCCAAGGGAGTGTCAAAGGAAATGGGGAGACCTTTGGGGAGAGGGTAGAGGGAGAGTATGTGATCACGAAACCCCATGCCAGGCTCTTCCGTCATCACAATGATCCATTTCCTTGAGAACACTGAGCTCTGAAGATGATGAAAGAAGCTAGGCAAAAGCTGCTGGCAGCTCCAGTTGTTCACCGTGGCTGCAGGGGTTTGGTGAACATAGGTAATTATATAGTAGATTGCCCcccaccctctttttttttccccaacaggCTCCCATCTATCAGCAAAGACTACTGATGGATCTCTCTGCTCAATCCTGGTGTGTTCGGTGGTCTCATCAGTTTTCCTGGACTCTGTGGTTTggctggaagggaaggggaaagtgaaGGGTAGGACGGAGACTTTCATGGGAAGGAACGCTTCCCTTCTCATGGTGTGTCCTTCGGAGGGAACCTCAGAGTCCCGTGCCCGAAGGGTCAGGAGCATTCGCTGTATTTTCCCCCAGAACAAGGGCATCACTTTCAACCTGACAGGTGAATCTGGGGaaggggatacaaacaaaaataacagctCCCATTTGTATAGCTATTTAAATTTGAGGGGAAAACCCACTTTCTTTTCAATAACGTTGTGTATTAGATAGTGCAATAGAAGTGTGCCgttactattatcattactgtAAAATAACCCATTGTAGAGTAGGAACCGGGCAAGTTGTGTAAATTCTCAGAGCCTgtctcctcatcagtaaaacacAGACAGTAATACCTATGCTTTCCAAGGTTATTGGGAGtcaaatagaaatatataaataaatgtcaaaatatAAATGGGAGTTGTTATTATAAGGATAACTCTTGGAGGGGAAGAGTACTTCTGGTGGAATGGTCTGCACTCCAAAATTATCAAATGCTTTTTGGTAAAGGagtagaaagaggagaaaataacacACACATGTGCAAAATTTCTGATGGAATTGCTGTTAAAGAAAAGATATATGTGCGTTGATGCTGGACATGGTACACtgctggaaaggggaaggggaggagaggagaaaaagaatccTAGTGGAATAGGGACACAAAAGAGTGATGGTATAATGCTGTTTGGTGTGGCACAGTCCATTTCCAGGGATTGTGGAAGAGtcatggaaggaaaaaagaaaccataTTTCAGAAAGAAAGGACCATTACAGAAAGCTGTTGATGGAATAGTAAGAGATGAGGGGGAGGTAAAATCCATTTTCACGTACTCTTCCATCACTAGAAGAATCAACCCCTATTATTTGGGAAATAATGTAGTTCTTTAATatggtttttctctttgggatTGAGGTAGACAGTAGAAGGTGTGACAACAGGTTGCTCTGGTCACACTTAACCATTGTATAGAAGGTAGAAGcctggtgctgtgaaaggaaaaaaataatatagtagaaagacgttgaggaggaagataaaagataAGATCTCTTCCAGTATAAGAATTCTGTTCAGCTACACTAGTAGAGGAGCTATTCCCCAcctgaaatcatccatttttgtAG is from Trichosurus vulpecula isolate mTriVul1 chromosome 7, mTriVul1.pri, whole genome shotgun sequence and encodes:
- the LOC118857165 gene encoding lymphocyte antigen 6 complex locus protein G6f-like, with product MACILLYFSFLLLPFIPQISSDDILSTYVALREAVELPCPKPPTLYGDEMLSWFRSPVSGFPTVLVTRVPLTNKAPETMKILREVRLSLLGNNSLWLEGAKEEDAGRYWCAVLGSYIQYQNWRVYDLSVIRGSHLSAKTTDGSLCSILVCSVVSSVFLDSVVWLEGKGKVKGRTETFMGRNASLLMVCPSEGTSESRARRVRSIRCIFPQNKGITFNLTAVVSPDALPAHCVVSPTWDTQKILLLLCVLGQGVTILALGIVLWRRRNHEASYRDDSTSHFKPETQVYENIHLAIPSPPAPRTM